Genomic segment of Juglans microcarpa x Juglans regia isolate MS1-56 chromosome 7S, Jm3101_v1.0, whole genome shotgun sequence:
TGAcacttttactttgatgatccctactttttcaaatattgttcggACCAATTGATTCGAAGATGCTTCCTGATGATGAGTTTTCTTTCGTGTTGAGATTTTGTCAAATGAGTGCATGAGGTGGCCATTtttcaacaaagaaaacaattgCTAAAATTGTGCAAAACGGTTTTTACTAGTTTTCCATATTTAAAGATGCTTACAATTTTTGTTAAGCCTTGTGAGCCTTGTCAAAAGTTGGGATCCATCAGCAAAAGAGACGTGATGCATTTTTCTCCTATTCtcactttataaatttttgaCTGTTGGGGAATAGACTTCATGGGACATTTTCCGGTTTCCTTTGGAAACACATATTTTATTGGCTGTGGATTATGTTTCAGAATGGGTGGAGGTTGTCGCTTACAAGACAAATGATTATCGTGTTGTCCTAAAATTTTTGCAATCTCTGTTTACTCATTTTGGTATGCCCAAAGTTATCATTAGTGATGGGGGttctcatttttgcaacaaaccattTTCTACACTCATGAAGAAATATGAATAACACACCGAGTTTCTACCCCTTATCACTCTCAAACAAATTGGCAAGTAGAATTGGCAAACAGagatatcaaaatcattttagagAAAACTATCAATCCTAATAGGAAAGACTGGTCAATTAAGCTTCTTGATGCATcttttaaaactaatataagGATGTCGCCTTATCGATTAGTTTATGGTGAAATTTGTCATTTACCTGTTGATATTTAACATCGAGCTCTTTGGGCTatataaaacatgttaacatgtcaCTTGATGAAGTTTCAGGGTTGAGAAAACTACAGATCAATGAATTGGATGAAACTCGTCGAGATGCCTATGACAATGCTCAGCTGGTGAAGGAACACATGAAAATTCTACATGATCAGAAAATTCATCCCAAACATTTCACACTTGGCCAAGAAATTATTCTTTACAACTCTCACTTACATATTTTCCTGGTAAATTGAAATTTCGATGGAGTGGGCCGTACATTGTAAAGAAGGTTCATCCTCACGGGCAGTAGACATTGTCAATTCAAAGAATGGTAATGGCTTTATTATTAGTGAACAACGTCTAAAGCCGTTTATTACTGCTTTTGATCCAAACGAAAagatcttgcttgtgcaagaccccaaggaaatattttgattttgattttgatttgttttcttcCCTTTACGGCtttctttaattgcattttgTCTTTTATCTACATgtattgttttgctttgattttatatcacATGTTAGGTTATCTGTTTTGCTTACTTATTCCTGTGCACTTTGGTTTCTTTCATTCAATTCATTGAAgaccatgtctctcactagttgggggTAGTGTGTGTGCACCAGACAACAcaattttgaattaatgtgaTATGCATTAATACACAAATGATTGACACACACTCTATTTCTAacattttgtgaaatttgagcACCTTGGTGGAGTGGTAGAGcggatttttttttgtgaagatttattttcaagcttgaGCATAGAGCACGATTTTcaatgcatcatattttgttgatgtgtggtTTGAAATATCGGGATGCTATacttattgagatgagatttgGTAAGATTTATATAGAACGAGTggcaaattttgaaaaacattttgcacatgcttacacTTGTAGTATTCCTCATTTACTGTTCATTGATTTAACAAAGGAAAAGTAAACCGCAGGACTACCGAGccatgctaaaaaaaaaaaagaagcggCTTAACTGATCTGTCACCCAATCCCAACTGCTCATACATTGAGAACGGTAGCAAGTTTACACAATTCTCCAAATCAAGTAAAACTCTCTCAATGCATGACTCACCGATCATAATAGAAATGTTGGGAGAGCCGGGATCTCTGAACTTCTTAGGAACCTCGCACAATATCAATGCACTGTCTTGCTGCGTCAATAaaactttcttctttacattcagcttccGCTTCATTGTGCACAGGTCTTCcagaaattttgcatatgaaagAACTTGTGTACggcatccaagagtggaatattaatctttacttgcttgaaaatctcctgaatctcagtgtggtatttgttcttttggccagctgccaatctctgaggatagggaaccacagGTTGATATCCCCTACTAGTTTCGACTTTCATACTCACAAGCGggtaccctttttttttctattcttttcaaatctctttttttttttctcctttttttttatttttattttttgctttctttctttcttttttttttagcatgacTCGGTAGTTCTGCAGTTTTATTTTCCAGTGTTAAATCAATGAACCATAAATGAGGAACGTTACAAGTGTAAGCATGTACAAAGTGTCCTTCAAAATTTGCCATTCGTTCTATATAAATCTTaccaagtctcatctcaataAGTATAGCATTTCGGTGTTTCAAACCACACATCAACAGAATGTAATGCCTCaaaaatcatgctctatgctcaagcttgaaaataaatcttcgcAAAAAGAATTGCGCTCAACCAAGCCTCATgcattgtataatatatattaagattatttaataagagtaattttacatatagtCGTGGAATGCGTAATTgccgcgtaatcattttgaaaaagagttggatctactattaaaaattaattttttcatgtggatctcgtATTTACTAACAATTGCAAAGATCATTCTCATTTAATAACTATTTCAAAGTAGGTGGATTTGAATTTAGGTTTAATGGGAAAAAGATTTCCTCAAGTTTTACTTAGGGGTGTGTATGCACCAACTTAGTAGGAGTTGGATTCCCCTAAATCTGACTACGATTCTGACTTTGTTGGAATTTGAATCTGAACTttgactccgacttgtcggagcagAGTCGGATTTGAGCTTTTAACTttgggcttcttttttttttatagtttcatATTTAGcgtatttaaaaaagaatattttgtgggctttcaaatttcaattttttgaaaaaaaaaaataaaaactaaaactaaatcatttacTACAAATTTGCTTGTATActaatatctaatttatttttataccagACTTTTAGTATAGTGTCtagttatattttatcatacaataatattacaaattattataatatagtattacatgttattatattatactagtgtctaacttatttataacttatttctagactagacttatttctagtgtctaattacttgttattatactttagtaaattagtattttgtattattaacttattatacttgacttatatattagttatttctatactagtgtttaatttatttctatacaagaCTTATATTATAGTGTTAGATCTTTCATGTTGTCTTAGAGGATTCAAACCTAAGTGAGGAATCCAAGTAGAATTGataatgaattaatatatatcattcttGAGCATATAAACCAACATATAAGTGGAACTCATGTCTATTAAGCACACAACCACAACTATTCCTCAAGAAATGGCCCCCCATACAACCAAAAACAAGTTTAGTTCGCATAGACCCAAATGTCTAAAAGAACATGCTCTTTTCGTGGTTGGAACATTCAACTACTATGATCTTAAGTGTGAAAAGTACCCATCCGGATATTTACATCATGGACTTAAGTGATACTTACATGATTAAATGTTATCCTTCTAGCTTGCAGAGGGAACCTCCCAACAAAGACACAAACAAAGCTAGCAaagtaaaaataacaaaaagcaaTGATGCTCGCCAATGATTGCTTGTTCTAAGAGAAAATCTACCCAACAGGCATTTTGGTGGCTGCTCTTGGTTTGCATTTTCATCTTCCCCAGTTTCCAACAGTTTCGATGCATCTATAGGAAACACTCTTGCTTACCCTAGATTTAAGAACATGATGGATAAGATGCCTTTTAGTTAGCATGTGGAGTTGCAATGAAAAATAATCACCAAATTGAGCAACAATTAAAGCCTTGCTGCTGATATATTTCAGGGGGGATGAATTAGAAAAGGATATTTACAAACCCAAATTCTTATTCCTAGAAATTAGAAAGCAAATTAagaacatattattatatacaccATGCAAGGAAGGAAACAGATGTAAGGGACCTTTGTTTTTGGTTGTTTGGTTGTCcaggaaggaaaggaaaggacaACCTTTCATTGGGGCGGGGGGGATAGGGGGTTGCATTGAGTTCTCCAAACTTCAAAGAAAGCAAAAGGTTGATCCCTCAATTTCCTTTGCCCTCTCCCAAatttagagagaaagagagaaggagagagaaagagagagaactgatTCCCCTCCAATTTCCCTTCCTCCCTTATGAGTTCCAAGAATCCGTAACTAGGAAGAATATCAAACTATAAGAAAGATTTTGCATTTCACTTAGGATTATATCTTCAAATTCATTTgatattataattatgttatattaattccATATTTGctataatgcatgcatgttacaTTTAGGAACATCAAACTTGGATGACAATTGTTTTTGAGTTGGATAATTTCAACCTATGTCATAGCTATAGGGCAGCCACAAACTTCCTTTTCGCATGATTGATATCTAATGAAGTGTCAAAGTCACTAGTTCCATAATTAAATCACGCAGACATTGTGCACCGATTCAGGCTATGTAAGACCTCAAAAACTGCAGATCCAAACATATCCAGGAGAACCTTCCCAGTGGCGTTGAGGCTAGAGATCAGAAATGCATAGTATCTTAGGGGTAAAAGGGCATGTGTACTGCCAAGGTTCATTTGACCTCCTCCCCCCTTTTTGGTGATTCCCGTCGCCTAGGGCTCttacttcttcattttttgtgcTCATTCTTTCGTTTGCTTGTTCGCCTTTGGGGGGCAGGGTGATGTTCTGGGCGATCAATCGTTCCAACTCCCCACTATTCCTCATTTCTTCcactttttgttttaagttgTAGCAGAAGTCCTTGGTTCTTTGTCTCCTTGTTTTGTGATAAGTGCAGTACTTCTCGGTTTGGTGTTCGTTATCGTTGATTggttcttcttcctttgttttttcgGAATAGTGTACATAATCGCCACTATGTCTTCTTAAATTACCATCCAGCCTTGACTCCTGTTGGTCTCTTTTCACCTTTTGAGCTCCATCTCAGTTTTTTCTGTGTCCTCTTTTCAATTCACGTTCACTCCTTCTTTCCAGTTGGGTGGTTAAGGCGATCAAGGTGTCTTCAacattaacaaaatcatcaacCTTGTCCATAAACTCTCGTAAGGTGAAAGGGGTTTTTCGAGTCAGCTCGGCCATGAAAGGGCTCCTTGGCCAAACACCTCCCAATAGTGCTGCTAGCATGATTTTATCGTCTTGGTCATCAGTcgtcattttttctttattgaagtGTGTCAATTACGTTTTCAAACTTTCCTCCTCCCGCTGCTTAACAGTCAACAAGTATGCGGCGGGTCTTCTGCGCTTTCTACTCGCCATGAACTGGGTCAAGAATTTTCGGCCCAGTTCTTCAAAACTTTCTGTAGAGTTTGGTTGTAGTGCACCAAACCACCCTCTCACTAATCCCTTTAGATTCAAAGGGAAAGCTCTACATGTAATTTCTCTAGGGACTCTGTGACTTCGAAAGTCTCAAAGTGCTCTTAGGGATCTTTCGACCCATCGTAGAGGTCCATCAACGGGACTTTAAATTTCGTGGGCAAAGGCATCGTCATGATTTCCGTAGAAAATAGTAACTAGACAACAACTGATTGAGTGAAGAGGACGTGCCTATCTTCTTGGtcatctcctcatatttatccATCAAGCTACGTATGTTGTGGTGCAACTTCTTCGCTTCCTCATTCCCTTGATGGCCTTTTCTCGCACTATTTACCTGCATCTCTATCCTATTGGCCTAACTTGGTGTAGTATCCTCTCTTGACGGCCCATTTCGTGACTTGAGAGTCTTATTTTCCTTACGTAGTGCATCCATCTCTGTGGAAATTTTCTTTATCATCTCCTCCATTTCTGCAAGTTTCTCCTCCATGTTTTGTGAAGTTTCTCTCTGATCTCTAGTTGGCTAAAACTGAGTAGTAATAGGCATGTGAAAAGCATGTAAAGTGTGAGACTTAACAAATCCCACAAACGGCGCCATAGActtaatctttgttttttttgctTATTTCTGTTTGGAAGTGATGAATAGTTTCTCTCCCCATGCTCCAGTTTGATTTTACGAATCTTGGGTTGTCAATTTGTCATTTTGCTATGGATTTATATTTTACACATCGTTGTATCAAAATTGGGCCCTTCTCTTTATGCACATTGGAATAGAACTTCTGCACATTGATActtgtcttcatttttctttgaaatggTTATTGATTGGTTTAAATAGGAAGGCGATATCTGAAATGCTTTTACTTTGGATAggttttaaaggaaaataaaagaataaagataaaagagtttcttttcatttttttctctcttaagAAATACAAagcaatttttttcatttattttggaatatagttattattatatataatttattcatataatgTCTATTCCGAAACAGTATGTCAAAATGTATCGGTATCGACATATTCCGTTCTAGTACTTCAACCGAAatggaattcaaaacttttgtaCAAACATGGAAAAGCTTGGGTTGCTAATGGAAAAGCCTCCATCTACCAAAAGATTGTGTCCACTCACATACTTTGActcatcacttcccaaataaAGAGCAGCTTCAGCCACATCTTCTGGTTTGAGGAGACTGCCTTTAAGGTTGGAATAAACATTGTAAACTCCATTGTCATCAAGTTTGAAGAAATCCTTTGCCAATGGTGTAGCAACTAGGTGAGGTGATACACAGTTCACACGAATGCCAAACTGTCCAAGTTCCACTGCTGTGTTTCTCATTAATCCCACCACGCCATGCTTGGAGCTCGTGTAGGCATGCGATGCAGACCCTCCTATAGTAGAGCAAACACTAGCAGTTGTAATAATGCTGCCACGGCGAGCCGGGACCATGACACGAGCTGCATGTTTGGTTCCAAGGAAGGCACCAACTAGGTTAACACCAATTACTTGCTCAAACTCAGCCTTGGTGTTGTCAAGGATGTTTGGTTTGGGAACTCCACCAACACCAGCATTGTTGAACATAATGTCAAGCTTTCCAAACTTGGAAACAGCAAAGTTAATTGCGTTTTCCACATCTGTTTCCTTAGAGACATCACAATGGACAAATGAGGTGGACTTAGAGTTTAGATCTTTGCAGACAGAATGACCCAAGTCATCTTGGATGTCTGCAATAACAACTTTAGCTCCATGTTTGGAGAAGAGTCTTGCTGTAGACTCCCCAATGCCACTTGCTCCACCAGTGATTATTGCCACTTTCCCTTCTAGCCTGTGACAATACGAAAAATATCTAGTCGAGTTATTATCCAAACTTGAGGATTTGAATTTTGGGATTGTTTGGGAATTAGTTTATAtgagattaaaaagtaatttaataagtaacacacaaataaattaattttataattaaaaaattttaaagacaatttaagcattttttttaaattcttaatgcAACTCCAATAAGATTTATACCCATTTTTACTGTATCTAATATAAGGTTAAATATAAATTGcaagaatataaataataaagaaggttgagattaaagaaaaaaaattagtccACGAACAAAGGGGTCTATACTTTATTAGCAGAAAACATCTTAGGCtacatttgaatattaagatgatcaagatgatatgtgaataataaaaaaataataataaataatttataaataataataaaataattatttgtcaAAGGCAGCCTACCATTGGCAATGTCGGCCTAGTCATAGTcaagttcaaattttgactCAAACTTAAGGTTTTGGCCAAAATTTTTGAAGTAGTTAATCTATATTAGACTAATCAttctaaaatcaaaataataatataatattatatattttaataattatattttttatattttgaaaatacattccatatcttaattaataatttaatttgtaatatctaaaattatttaacattaagaaaaaatgaagagaaaagaagaagaaagaaagagaaagtaaCTCACTAAAATATGACTTTTTAATTAagcaaatactttttaataaaatattattttggttggtgaatagtaactcactaaataaaacttttgttttctatttattgtaactaataatttgatttaaagtgatttgactaatctaatacaattgattttaaaaaaatttaatcaaaatttaaatttaactgATATTTGACTAGTCTAATATCAACACTCttaccaaacacagccttaatcAATGGTTGAGTGATAGGTACATTTACAGCCTACAGGATACAGCTATTCCCACGTAAGGGTTACTGATATGAAAGcaaatctttcctttttctataCTTGAGGATTTTAATTAGGAAAAGACGAAATTTTCCTATTATATTTTGTCGCATCCAaggctttgtttatttttacagataaattaaaataaaaattaaaaattaaataaaataatattagaatatatatatttttaatattatttttattttaaaattcaaaacagttgaattttttattttattttatataaaaatttaaaaaaattataataattaaataaaatgagatgaaaataattataaaaaaaaacgaGGCCTAAGACGGTTGTTTGACAATTTAGATAAGACTagaaattctcatcttatttcaaaattttttaaaattatctttatagatatcatttaaatacaaaataatttcttttttatctaatcattataacttttctaaacttctaaacgaaacataaaaataatacaactttttaaattacaaaataaaaataatattaaaaaaattatactcaaactactttttaactttataataatttattcaatttttttttgtcttttttttcaaaactcaataaaaaattttaattcaatctattctattactatttaaaaatcattttattactatttataagtGAGAAAGCTTCAAACCAGCCTATCTGAAGTTGTGAAAAAAACAGCCCTCCACTTATGTAAAGACACGTAAGAAATTTGCGGAAATAACAAAAACTCATCATCTGTTCATTTTACACTTGATTAAAATCCCTCTAAACAAAAACCTTCTTCCCTGCTAACAAACCCCTTCTACCCCTGCAACTAAAGAGCCTTCCCCATAATCCAGACACAATCCAGTTCATGGAAATAACAGAGAATCCAGCAACATATATCGCATCAAAAGCAGATGTCCCACCTTTAGACCAAACCCAACTACGTGAAGAAAACTCATCAACAGCAGTAACCAATACAAATTAACAATACGAAGTGAGTTTGACTTCTTGATACTTCCACACAGAGAGAGAAGCATAAAAGCAAAACTACttaaaaggagaaaaacagATCTGAGAGAGAGTTTCCTTAACATAATAATGTCTACTTTAGTCAAATTGTTAATACGACACAATTCTCAtagaatctgaaaattttctATACCTTCGGGCAGCCGCTGAGACTAAAGAAACACTTGTCATGGCAACCTGATTTCTAAAACCTCTGGCAGCTACGGAAACGAAAATAGACCCCCAATATTAGAACCATTGGCCTCACTTCTCAAAGTAACTACCCTTATATAGAGgcattttaattatatatatatatatatatatatatatatatatatatatgtgtgtgttcaCGTTTTTAAAATACACCAAGGACAATATACGAAGACAATTAACGTGGTCCATATGCTAGCTTTGCGAAGTCTGATGATAGTAGCTGTCATGTCGTTTTGATTGTTGGTCAGCGATTATTGGTAACAAGGACGCTGCTACGTCTAGGCCACCGAACAGAGTAAAGAAAATGACGTTGAAACTACGTACTGTACGTAAGGACCCGAAGTCTTCAATTCCATTAATAAAGAAGAATATTGAAGCACCGAGCCCTGTTCATAGCGTGATTCATGGTTCCAAATTACGCCGTGCATCATgcaaatttgaaaatgatgttaCAGTAAAGAAAATGATGTTGAAACTACCGTACGTAAGGACCCGAAGTCTTCAATTCCATTAATAAAGAAGAATATTGAAGCACCGACCGAGCCCTGTTCATAGCGTGATTCTTCCTCCACCAGGATATTATTTAGTTaaactttattttcaattaacaGTACAATAATACTAACATCATAAACACTGTACAAACGTTTCACCATGGAATAAATGTTTTTCTCGTCTTTTTATTAGCTTCAGCATAGAAAATTTGTCCCCACGAGgattattaataagaaaaatgagagttAATTAATTACTTGATAGTCTCgaaatatagttaaaataataatattcccaccatttCATAAGATATCGTATGatttaaagtatttatataatCACTAATTTTACGTATTTATGATAGAATATATAAGAGCCTCGATTGAGctaaattattacatattttatacgtctagaactcatatatatattatttcattacattattattagttttagatagaaaatagttaagatgcataaatccgagttgcgatttaaatttatttatagtatagtttatacttaattttataacttgtgatttaattaggcAATATTTTCTTCGcatgcacaacacatttttttttttatcttctattcttctttttattttattttatttcttatttctattttctttttcaggcCAAGAAATGCAAAGCATGAAACAATAGAAACGTAAaaataaggcctcgtttgttttcagagatgagatgagatgagatgaattgagattatagttaaaaagttgaataaaatattgttataatatattttttattattatttttgttttgagatttgaaaacgttaatttgtttatcttattttatatgagaatttagaaaagttgtaatgatgagatgagagtagcaggtttttgttttggtttctctAAAGCCACACATGCATGCGGGACCCAACATTTTTTCTCTTGGTGTTTGGACGGAAGCAGGCAAAGCTCTTTTGATTCTCTCTCAAAACGCAC
This window contains:
- the LOC121241591 gene encoding secoisolariciresinol dehydrogenase-like, with amino-acid sequence MTSVSLVSAAARRLEGKVAIITGGASGIGESTARLFSKHGAKVVIADIQDDLGHSVCKDLNSKSTSFVHCDVSKETDVENAINFAVSKFGKLDIMFNNAGVGGVPKPNILDNTKAEFEQVIGVNLVGAFLGTKHAARVMVPARRGSIITTASVCSTIGGSASHAYTSSKHGVVGLMRNTAVELGQFGIRVNCVSPHLVATPLAKDFFKLDDNGVYNVYSNLKGSLLKPEDVAEAALYLGSDESKYVSGHNLLVDGGFSISNPSFSMFVQKF